A region from the Flavobacteriales bacterium genome encodes:
- a CDS encoding DUF4350 domain-containing protein: MRCFTIISCLLFAIVVRSQQVADSAFIYRAATPAYALGAGPVVALDHAHHNFHRIDGRYMAFARVLEADGYTMKANEAPFTAEILSGMRILVIANALGNDGPWVLPTAPAFTKEEVVAVEKWVRGGGSLFLIADHMPFGGAAARLARAFGFNWVNGYAMRDDGAAERFSRDQGTLAEHPITSGASTQERVDRIAVFTGSAFLPPPQATRITDLQDDYFILLPESAGQFSDTTAWIDGRYFANAAALEHGKGRVVCFGEAAMFSAQRQGPDRLPMGMNQSGAEQNPQLLLNIMHWLDRRL, encoded by the coding sequence ATGCGATGCTTCACCATCATCTCGTGCCTTCTGTTTGCGATCGTTGTCCGTTCGCAACAAGTAGCCGATAGCGCGTTCATCTACCGCGCAGCCACACCCGCTTATGCACTTGGAGCCGGTCCTGTAGTGGCACTGGACCACGCCCATCACAACTTCCACCGCATCGATGGTCGCTACATGGCCTTTGCCAGGGTGTTGGAAGCCGATGGCTACACCATGAAGGCCAACGAAGCGCCGTTCACCGCCGAAATCCTGAGCGGCATGCGCATCCTGGTGATCGCCAACGCACTGGGGAATGACGGCCCCTGGGTCCTACCGACCGCACCGGCCTTCACCAAGGAAGAAGTGGTTGCGGTGGAGAAATGGGTGCGTGGGGGGGGAAGCCTTTTCCTGATCGCGGACCACATGCCGTTCGGCGGTGCCGCAGCACGGCTCGCTCGAGCATTCGGATTCAATTGGGTGAACGGCTACGCCATGCGCGACGATGGCGCGGCCGAGCGTTTTTCGCGCGACCAGGGCACCTTGGCCGAGCATCCGATCACGAGCGGCGCGTCAACACAGGAGCGCGTCGACAGAATCGCCGTCTTCACTGGAAGCGCATTCCTGCCCCCACCGCAAGCCACGCGCATCACCGACCTGCAAGACGACTACTTCATCCTGCTGCCCGAGAGCGCAGGCCAGTTCAGCGACACGACCGCATGGATCGATGGCCGCTACTTCGCCAATGCTGCGGCACTGGAACATGGCAAGGGACGCGTGGTCTGCTTCGGCGAGGCGGCGATGTTCAGTGCGCAGCGGCAAGGCCCGGACCGCCTGCCCATGGGCATGAACCAGTCCGGTGCAGAACAGAACCCGCAGTTGCTTCTGAACATCATGCACTGGCTCGACAGGCGTCTTTGA
- a CDS encoding SRPBCC domain-containing protein produces MSRTETTVTRTVIIAAPQETVWKAIEETGLSRLHLLEDKRDTPLVEGRVMNWSDPEDARNTPLWKGRITIISPPRRIVFMAFLPGLGMEDVPENYTLVDMTLKTEEDGRTSVTVEHGDFAEHPQGPRHAKQIGNRWVEALIRLKEQVERSVAA; encoded by the coding sequence ATGAGCAGAACGGAAACCACCGTCACACGGACGGTGATCATAGCGGCGCCGCAGGAAACCGTGTGGAAGGCGATCGAGGAAACCGGATTGAGCCGCCTTCACCTGTTGGAGGACAAGCGCGACACACCGCTCGTGGAGGGGCGTGTGATGAACTGGAGCGACCCGGAGGACGCGCGCAATACACCCTTGTGGAAGGGACGCATCACCATCATTTCGCCACCGAGGCGCATTGTCTTCATGGCTTTCCTGCCCGGCCTGGGCATGGAAGACGTGCCTGAGAACTACACGCTGGTGGACATGACGCTGAAGACCGAGGAGGACGGCCGAACATCGGTGACCGTGGAGCACGGTGATTTCGCGGAGCACCCTCAAGGGCCGCGTCACGCCAAACAGATCGGCAACCGCTGGGTGGAAGCGTTGATCCGCTTGAAAGAGCAGGTAGAGCGCAGCGTGGCAGCCTGA
- the katG gene encoding catalase/peroxidase HPI, with product MHGALHQPVAGRGLRNRDWWPEQLNLSILHQHQAVSNPMDPGFSYAEAFKKLDYKALKVDLTKLMTDSQEWWPADWGHYGGLMIRMAWHAAGTYRTADGRGGASTGNQRFAPLNSWPDNGNLDKARRLLWPIKQKYGNSISWADLFILAGNVALESMGFKTFGFGGGREDIYAPEEDVYWGAEAEWLATSDKPNSRYTGNRELEAPLAAVQMGLIYVNPQGPDGNPDPVASGRDVRETFKRMAMNDEETVALTAGGHTFGKMHGAGPESAVGAAPEGAPIEAQGFGWLSKHGSGKAGDTITSGLEGAWKPNPTKWDNGYFDMLFGYEWELVKSPAGGHQWRAKDCKPEHMIPDAHDPSKKHAPAMTTADLSLRFDPIYEPISRRFHKDPKAFADAFARAWFKLTHRDMGPKSQYLGPEVPGEELIWQDPIPAVEHKLIDTNDIAALKSKILGSGLSTGELVSTAWASASTFRGSDKRGGANGARIRLAPQKFWAVNDPAQLGKVLKELEVIQITFNASSGDGKKVSLADLIVLGGCAAVEKAAKDAGHSIAVPFTPGRMDASQEQTDVESFSVMEPQADGFRNYQRRTYSVPAEEMLLDRAQLLTLTAPEMTVLVGGLRVLGANSGDSKHGVLTERVGQLTNDFFVNLLDMKHAWAPKSGEEGIYGSHDRKTGERKWTGTRVDLVFGSNSQLRAIAEVYAQADAKEKFVKDFVKAWVKVMELDRFDLKK from the coding sequence ATGCCGAAGCGTTCAAGAAGCTGGACTACAAAGCGTTGAAGGTGGACCTGACGAAGTTGATGACCGACTCGCAGGAGTGGTGGCCGGCCGACTGGGGGCACTACGGTGGCCTCATGATCCGCATGGCCTGGCATGCGGCAGGCACCTATCGCACGGCGGACGGCCGCGGGGGGGCCAGCACGGGCAACCAGCGTTTCGCACCGTTGAACAGCTGGCCCGATAACGGCAACCTCGACAAGGCGCGCCGCTTGTTATGGCCCATCAAACAGAAATACGGCAACAGCATCAGCTGGGCCGACCTCTTCATCCTTGCGGGGAACGTGGCACTGGAGTCGATGGGCTTCAAGACCTTCGGGTTCGGTGGTGGTCGCGAAGACATCTACGCGCCGGAGGAAGATGTGTATTGGGGTGCCGAAGCCGAGTGGCTCGCCACCAGCGACAAGCCGAACAGCCGCTACACCGGCAATCGGGAGTTGGAAGCACCGCTTGCTGCTGTGCAGATGGGTTTGATCTACGTGAACCCGCAGGGCCCGGACGGAAATCCTGATCCCGTCGCCAGCGGCCGCGATGTGCGTGAGACGTTCAAGCGGATGGCCATGAACGATGAGGAGACCGTCGCGCTCACAGCTGGCGGCCACACCTTCGGTAAGATGCACGGCGCAGGTCCGGAGTCGGCCGTAGGCGCAGCTCCTGAAGGCGCGCCGATCGAGGCGCAAGGGTTCGGGTGGCTGAGCAAGCATGGCAGCGGCAAGGCGGGCGATACCATCACGAGCGGGCTCGAAGGCGCTTGGAAGCCGAACCCTACGAAGTGGGACAATGGCTACTTCGACATGCTCTTCGGGTACGAATGGGAATTGGTGAAGAGCCCGGCCGGTGGTCATCAATGGCGTGCGAAGGATTGCAAACCGGAACACATGATCCCCGATGCGCACGATCCCAGCAAGAAGCACGCGCCGGCAATGACGACCGCCGACCTGTCGCTCCGCTTCGATCCGATCTACGAACCCATCTCACGCCGCTTCCACAAGGATCCCAAGGCTTTTGCTGATGCTTTCGCGCGGGCTTGGTTCAAGCTCACGCACCGCGACATGGGACCGAAGAGCCAATACCTCGGCCCCGAGGTTCCCGGTGAGGAGTTGATCTGGCAGGACCCGATCCCCGCTGTCGAGCATAAACTCATCGACACCAACGACATCGCGGCGCTGAAGAGCAAGATCCTCGGTTCGGGCCTCAGCACTGGTGAACTCGTGTCCACGGCATGGGCCTCCGCTTCAACTTTCCGCGGCAGCGACAAGCGCGGTGGCGCGAACGGTGCACGTATCCGTCTGGCACCGCAGAAGTTCTGGGCAGTGAACGATCCCGCTCAACTCGGTAAGGTGCTAAAGGAACTTGAGGTCATCCAGATCACGTTCAACGCTTCATCGGGCGATGGCAAGAAGGTATCGTTGGCGGATCTGATCGTGCTCGGCGGATGTGCGGCAGTGGAGAAGGCCGCGAAGGATGCCGGTCACAGCATCGCCGTGCCGTTCACCCCGGGCCGCATGGATGCCAGCCAGGAGCAGACCGATGTGGAGAGCTTCTCGGTGATGGAACCGCAGGCCGATGGTTTCCGCAACTACCAGCGGAGGACCTACAGCGTGCCAGCCGAAGAGATGCTGCTCGATCGAGCGCAACTTCTAACGCTGACCGCACCCGAGATGACGGTGCTCGTGGGCGGCTTGCGCGTGCTGGGTGCGAACTCAGGCGACAGCAAGCATGGTGTCCTCACGGAGCGGGTTGGCCAGCTCACGAACGATTTCTTCGTGAACCTGCTGGACATGAAGCACGCATGGGCACCGAAGAGCGGTGAAGAAGGCATCTACGGGAGTCACGACCGCAAGACCGGTGAGCGCAAATGGACCGGTACGCGCGTTGACCTGGTCTTCGGCAGCAACTCGCAGCTGCGCGCCATCGCCGAAGTGTACGCACAGGCCGATGCGAAGGAGAAGTTCGTGAAGGACTTCGTGAAGGCTTGGGTGAAGGTGATGGAGCTGGATCGTTTCGACCTGAAGAAGTAG
- a CDS encoding T9SS type A sorting domain-containing protein, translated as MKLRSAAFSMVLAAASPLTAQYCSPTFTNSCALWRNQEVSIGTINWTLGASDCMLSDYTIQSTVVTPGVAVPMTVVSGNWTGCAVWVDLNNNAAFEDSENLYYSYVGGDPSYTYSFSITLPMGTPAGSYRMRVVAPWGSDGFLDTNVNGYGPCGSYQYGNFDDFTVIVSGTGVAEPTNDPHAGLRLVPNPCTDLVRVTVPGDHLMERIVILGADGRLVKDLMLASATGSSVLDLADLTPGTYVVQAYGGEAVWTTRLTRQ; from the coding sequence ATGAAACTTCGTTCCGCAGCCTTTTCGATGGTCCTTGCCGCAGCTTCGCCATTGACCGCCCAGTACTGCTCACCGACGTTCACGAACAGTTGTGCGCTCTGGCGCAACCAAGAGGTCAGTATCGGCACCATCAACTGGACGCTCGGCGCGTCGGATTGCATGCTTTCCGACTACACAATACAAAGCACCGTGGTAACCCCGGGCGTGGCCGTACCCATGACCGTGGTGAGCGGTAACTGGACAGGATGTGCCGTGTGGGTGGACCTCAACAACAACGCGGCCTTCGAGGATAGCGAGAACCTCTACTACAGCTACGTGGGCGGCGACCCGAGCTACACATACAGCTTCAGCATCACCCTGCCGATGGGCACACCGGCAGGGTCCTACCGGATGCGCGTTGTGGCACCTTGGGGCTCGGACGGGTTCCTGGACACGAACGTGAACGGCTATGGCCCTTGTGGCAGCTACCAGTACGGCAACTTCGATGACTTTACCGTGATCGTCAGCGGAACGGGTGTCGCAGAACCGACCAACGATCCGCACGCGGGACTTCGCCTGGTCCCTAACCCCTGCACGGACCTCGTGAGAGTTACCGTCCCCGGAGACCATCTCATGGAGCGCATTGTGATCCTGGGTGCGGACGGCAGGCTCGTAAAGGATCTCATGCTGGCCAGTGCAACGGGTTCTTCGGTGCTCGACCTCGCGGATCTTACCCCGGGCACTTATGTGGTGCAGGCGTATGGCGGTGAAGCTGTCTGGACGACGCGCCTCACCCGGCAGTAG
- a CDS encoding pentapeptide repeat-containing protein, producing the protein MPSDNHYDARFHGENWSGRAMQGAMFEQCTFERCDLARADLAKCRFIDCAFTACDLTMVKLRGAGLQDVRFEECKVLGVDFSACNPMLLQVTFDRCKLDHSVMVGMKLKGTRYDRCTMHGVDFSTAELEEAVFPGCDLLNAVFERTSLRKADLTTATNFRINPTSNDLRGARFSVHGAIALLEPFGVEVE; encoded by the coding sequence ATGCCTTCCGACAACCATTACGATGCCCGTTTCCACGGTGAGAACTGGTCGGGCCGCGCCATGCAGGGTGCGATGTTCGAGCAATGCACCTTCGAGCGTTGCGACCTGGCACGGGCCGACCTGGCCAAATGCAGGTTCATCGACTGTGCCTTCACTGCGTGCGACCTCACCATGGTGAAGTTGCGCGGCGCCGGTCTTCAGGATGTGCGTTTCGAAGAGTGCAAAGTGCTCGGCGTTGACTTCAGCGCGTGCAACCCGATGCTCTTGCAGGTGACGTTCGACCGGTGCAAACTGGATCACTCCGTCATGGTGGGCATGAAGCTCAAAGGCACCCGCTACGATCGTTGCACGATGCATGGGGTTGACTTCTCGACCGCAGAACTGGAAGAGGCCGTCTTTCCCGGATGCGATCTGCTGAACGCCGTCTTCGAACGCACGTCGTTGCGCAAAGCGGACCTCACCACTGCGACGAACTTCCGCATCAACCCCACTAGCAATGACCTGCGCGGTGCGCGCTTCTCAGTGCATGGCGCCATCGCGCTGCTCGAGCCGTTCGGCGTAGAGGTCGAATAG